The Candidatus Koribacter versatilis Ellin345 genome has a segment encoding these proteins:
- a CDS encoding M23 family metallopeptidase codes for MRKRFYILFVARDAEGQLRKIPIPIHYLYVFMVGALIGMFTITGMAGSYTRMLMKVTRFNQLRSEKEALKSQYSQLEQSNQEKEIQVASLGSVANEVSVLYGLKPDGKLIATTKDADSPVKFTESLNRLYALRDSAMTGVATAGIGNSYSHAVSLTDWVRAADAPQYWPVTGPITGPFGERSDPFNGEGAFHPGIDISSTFGQPVLAPADGDVTFADFYSGYGRMISLDHGHGIVTRYGHLSGFTVIEGQHVQRGQVIGYVGMSGRTTGPHLHYEVRINDTPVNPKKYLRKLSPRDDVFGGS; via the coding sequence TTGAGAAAGCGCTTTTATATTCTGTTTGTGGCCCGTGATGCTGAGGGCCAACTGCGGAAAATCCCGATTCCTATCCACTACCTATATGTGTTCATGGTAGGGGCACTGATCGGGATGTTCACCATCACTGGCATGGCCGGGTCTTACACTCGCATGCTGATGAAGGTGACCCGCTTCAATCAGCTTCGCTCTGAAAAAGAGGCCCTGAAGTCGCAATACAGCCAGCTCGAGCAGTCGAACCAGGAAAAGGAAATCCAGGTCGCCTCGCTCGGTTCTGTCGCTAATGAAGTTTCTGTCCTTTACGGCCTCAAGCCTGACGGCAAGCTCATCGCCACCACAAAAGATGCAGACAGCCCGGTGAAGTTCACCGAATCGCTGAACCGTCTCTACGCCCTTCGCGACAGCGCGATGACCGGCGTAGCGACTGCCGGCATTGGCAACAGCTATAGCCACGCAGTCTCGCTGACCGACTGGGTTCGAGCTGCCGATGCGCCGCAGTACTGGCCAGTCACCGGTCCGATCACCGGCCCGTTCGGTGAGCGCTCCGATCCGTTCAACGGTGAAGGCGCCTTCCATCCCGGTATCGATATCTCTTCGACCTTCGGCCAACCGGTACTTGCACCTGCCGACGGCGACGTGACCTTTGCGGACTTCTACAGCGGATATGGCCGCATGATCTCGCTTGATCATGGACACGGCATCGTCACCCGCTACGGACATCTCTCCGGCTTTACAGTGATTGAGGGCCAGCACGTGCAGCGCGGCCAGGTCATCGGATACGTAGGCATGAGTGGTCGTACCACCGGCCCCCACCTCCACTACGAGGTGCGGATCAACGATACCCCGGTCAACCCGAAGAAATATCTGCGCAAGCTTTCCCCGCGCGACGACGTCTTCGGCGGATCGTAA